CACGACATCGATTGGCAAGATCTTTTCCCACGCTGGCGGCGGTTGCGGCCTCACCGTGGCCCGACGAAAGGTCGTCGAGTTCGTCGACGACAGCCTCTGGAACGAGACATTCGGTCTCGTCGAACAGCCGGTCGACCTCCTCGAAGACGCGAATCCCGAGTTCGACCGGCATCATCAGCGCGTTCGTATCCATGCCAACGCGTGTCATCTTACTCCGTCAGCGTGCCAACGCCGATCAGTCGCCATCGCGCGCCGACTCGGCGGTTGATGGCAATTTTGGCTCCGGCTGGCGCACACACTGGTCGTTTGAGTTTGACCTCACACTCGCCGGAGCGCGCACTCGTCACCGCACCGACTGTCGTCGCGGTGCCGACGGTGAGCATCAGCGGCTCACCGGTCGAGATCTCTTCGACTTCGTCGTTTTCGCCAACGACGCGGTCCAGCAGTTCAACGTCCATCTCGAAGGCTTCCCGCGTCGGTGGCAGACTGCCGGGCGTCCCGGCGACCTGTCCGCCGAGCGCATCGCCCTTTGCGAAGCTTGGGTCAAGACCGGTACCGACACCGATCAGTCCGCCGGGCGTCACCGAGTCGACGTTCTCGCTGCCGGCCTGTAGCGACCGGATCGACGTTTCAATCGACCGCCACTCGGTTTGGCCCTCCTCGTCGACCTCGCGGCCGGGTCGGAGTTGGATGTCGTCGCCGTTCTCGAACTCGCCGTCGACGAGACTGCCGCCAATGACGCCACCTGAGAGGTTCTCCCACGTGGTGCCGGGACGGTTGATGTCGAAACTCCGCGCGACGTACATCCGGGCGTCCTCGCCTTCGGTTCGTTCGGGCGTCGGAATCGTCTCCTCGATGGCGCCGATCAGGAGATCCATGTTGACCTCCTGCTGAGCGCTGATCGGGACGATTGGGGCGTCCTCGGCGACGGTGCCCTCGACGAACTCCTGGATCTGCTCGTAGTTGTCGACCGCGCGGTCGCGATCCACGAGGTCGACTTTGTTCTGGGCGATGACGATGTTCTCGATGCCGATGATGTCGAGCGCCATCAGATGCTCTTCGGTCTGCGACTGGGGGACGTCCTCGGTCGCAGAGATCACGAGCACCGCGCCGTCCATCAGCGAGGCCCCCGCCAGCATCGTTGCCATCAGCGTTTCGTGGCCGGGCGCGTCGACGAACGAGACCGTTCGAAGTCGCTCGCTCGGTGTTCCATCTTCACATTCCTCCTCGACGGTGTAACAGTCGGGCTCCTCGACGCCCGGGCATTGGCGGAACGTTGCGTCCGCATACCCCAGCCTGATGGAGATACCGCGCTTCATCTCCTCAGAGTGCTGATCGGTCCACGAACCGCTCAACGCTTGGACGAGCGTCGTCTTTCCGTGGTCGACGTGGCCGACGAGTCCGATGTTCACCTCCGGTTGTGTTGTCTCTTGTGTCACCTTTGACCTCCTCAGAGTAATCTTGTGAAAAATTCGCCCCGAACGACTGATAAAGTTGCTGTTCTCCCGGCGTCTCGTCACACCGTGACGTGATCGGTGTCGACTGCGGGCTGACAATCAATAGGCGTGTCGACTGGTCAATATTCTGTAGCGACTGTGAGGCGTTCGCGCAATACCGCGATTCACTAATAGGTCATGACTTCGATACTGTGGACGAAGATGGCACGATGGATTCAGACAGCCGACGACGGGGAGATTACGGAGATAGTCGACGCCGAGCCAGCCGACGGGAGCAACTGGATCGAGATCACGGAACTCGCCTATATGAGTGATGCCGCTCCCGACGGCCACGAGTCGACGCGCTACTACAAGCCGGAGGCCGACGAGCCGGCCGACGGCTGGGCTATCGAATCGGAAACAGTCGGAAAAACGTTTTACGAAGCGTAGCGATCCGACGCTCAGAACTGCTCGCGGTAGTGTCGACCGAACGCTCGGCGGCGGACGGTTGCGGCGGCCGCCTCCGGCTCGGCCTGATAGCTGGCGGCGACAACTGTTTTGTCTATCGCGACTGGATGCCAGACGACCGACTCTACGTCGTCACTCCCGACAAGGTCGACGCTGTCCTGCCGATTTTCGCACCACTCCTCGAACTCGGCCTGAGAGCCGTGGTAGACTTTTAAAAGAGAGGCAAACAGCGCATCCCGGGCGGTTTCGATCACCGCGCCGGTGACGCGCTCGTCGTACTCCGCGTTGTCGAACTCCATGGCCTTCGTGGCCTCCTTGACGACGATCTGGGCGGCTGGACCGGCGGTTTCGTAGGCTTCCCGTGCGGCTTCGACCGTCTCGGGTTCGGAGACGCCTTCGGTGTGCATGGCGTCGACACTGTGGCGACCCGTTAGGTTTCTTTGCTTTCGTCCTCGGTGTCGGCGTCGGGACCACGCTGTTGCATCTTTCGGGTCAGCTCCCGGGCCTCGTTGAGAATGGATTGTGCGTCGGCATCCAAGGCCTCGGTCTCTCCGGGTGATTCTGTGATCGCTGGCTGGCCGGGTTGCTGCTGCTCACCAGCGTTGTCGACTGGCTGGTCACCACCATTGTCGACTGGATGGGTATGGTCGCCGGGATGGTCGTGGTCGGTGGTCTCCGCGGCGCGTTCTGCGACGATTGCCGCGAGATCGGCGCGTGGCACCGACTCCCAGTCGTCAGTGCCATCGTCTCGCTCGTCGACTGCCTCGGCGAGCCACTGGTCGTGGGCCTCGCCGTGGAGAATCGCCGTCACTGCGAGATGGTTGGCACACTGGGCTTCATCACCGAACGGCTCCTCACAGACCGGACACAGATACCCCATTGCCGGCGATAGGGGCGCGATGAGTAAAACGCCGGTGGTCCGAAACGTGGTGTTCACTCCGGCGTATAAACGAGAATCAGCGCAGCCTCGCCGTCGCTGTAGTAGCGCGGCACCCGCCGGACGGTTTCGAACCCTTCGTCGGCGTACAGGCGTTGGGCAGCGGTGTTGCCCGCCCGAACTTCGAGTTTGATTCGGCTGACGCCCCTGACTAGCAGGCGGGAGACGGCATGGCGCAACAGGAGTCGACCCACGCCGTTCCGTCGACCATCGGGATGGACCGCGAGATCCTTGACATGGCCCAGCTCCCGGCCGGAGTTCGGCATCCAGTCGGCGACGATGTAGCCCAACAGTTCGCCGTCGACCTCCGCGAGCAGAAACGCCGGTTCGTCGAGAAATCCCTCGAACGCCGAGTAGGACCACGGCTCGTCGAACACTGTTTTTTCGAGCCGCGAGATTGCGAGGAGGTCCGCACGCGTGGCTTGCCGGACCCCGATGTCCTCGGTGTCGACCGCCGAACGACTATCCACAGCGACCGTACACACTGGGTAATGAAAAGCACTGCGCGCCCGCGTTCCGACAGCCCCACTCGTTCACGGCGTGATCGGATTACGCGTCAACGTAGGCCGCGACCAGTTTCCGCTCGGCCGCGCGGAGATGCTGGTGGAACGTCTGTCGCGTAATATCCATCGTCTCGGCAATCGTTTCGCCGTCGACCGGGCGGGGCGACTCGAAGTAATCGTTGAGGTGGGCCGCTTCGAGGGCAGCCGTCTGTCGCTCGGTGAGGTGCTCGTCGACGACAGCCCTGAACTCAGTGGGTCGCTGCTCCCGCCGTTCTCGCTCGGTTTTGGCCCGGAGGTCGACGGTGTCATACTGCGACTGAAGCGTCTCAAGCAGTGGGCGCACGTCCTGTTCGGGCGGTGCTTCGACTGTTAGTGTCCCACCGTCGGCTGTAGCGGTCGTGTCGGTGACGACAGCCCCGAAGGCGGCCAACTCGTCGTCGGGCGGGAGCTGTGCCATCGTGACCGACAGCGTCAGCTCACTGTCGGTCTTGGAGACTACCCGTGCAGCCTGAATAAACGATAGCGATATGAGTGCCTCGGGGTCGACGTCCACGGTGGCCGCGGCCTCAGGGGTATCCACGGCGTCGACGGCGTCACCAGCCTCAGTGGAGTCTACGGCGTCGGCAGCGTCGGTTGTCAGATACAGCTCGTAGTCGCCGCTGGCCGTGGTGGTTGTCCCACAGCGTTCGACCGGACTGCCGATCACTGCGGCGATCTGGGCGAGCCGAAACGACGGGTCCCGGATCTCGATCCGGAGTTCGGTGACGTCGTCGGTCGTCAGAATACGGGTGGTTTCGACCGCGTGGAGTCCGTTTGCGATCATCTTCCCGAGTGAGTCAAACAGTTCCTGTTCCCGTGTGTCGAGGGCCGCAGCGTCGATGCCGTACACCCCGAGCACGCCATACCGTCGTTCATCGTCGCAGAGCGGGACGACCAGCAGTCGACGCCCACCGACAGTCGACGGATCGAGACCAGTCTCGGATTGCCCCTCGGGTTCAGCCTCCGCATCGTCGACCGAACATAGGTGGCAGGCGTCAGTGTCGACGGCGTCGCCGACTGCGGCTGGAAGCGCCGCGATGGGAACCGTCTCCGGAATCTCGGTTGGCAGCCCCTTCGTGGCCGACAGCCGGAGATCGGTCCCATCGGAGCTGACCGTGCCGATCCAGCCACCCAGGTAGCCCTCTTCGGCCGCAATCGTTTCGCAGACCCGGTGTTCGATCTCTCGACGCTCGGTCGACTCGACGAGCACGCCCGACACCTCCCGGAGCAGTCCGTTGACTCGGTCGAGCACCCGCCGGAGCGTGCGTCGTTCCGATTCGAGCGTTTCGGCCCGCTCTGTCGCGAGCTGTTCGGCCTCCCGGCGGTCGGTGACATCGATCTGGAAGCCAACGTAGTAGAGGAGGTCGCCGCCGTCGTCGTAGATCGGCGCAATGGTGAGTTCGTTCCAAAACGGTTTCCCGTCCCGTCGATAGTTGCGGATCTCGACGCTCACTGGCTCCTCGTTGGCAATCGCCTCGGAGAGTCGGTCGACGGTCTCGGGGTCGGTGTTCGGACCCTGCAACAGCCGCGGGTTCCGGCCGAGCAGGTCCGCGGCCTCGTACCCTGTCAGCTCCTCCCACGCGTCGTTGACGTAGACGAGGGGGTAATCGGTCAGTGATGGATTGCTGAGGCTGATTCCAATCGGGGCCGTATCCATCGTCCTGACGAGTTCATCGGGAGAAGGTTCGGCGCTGGAGACGTCCTGTTGGGAGGCTGTCAACGCCGCGGTGGGCTGGGTCGCCGTCACCTCGCTCACGAGTCGGTCGACCGACGCCGCGCCGTTTTTCCGGACGTAGCTGTCGTACTCGGCGTCGACCACCGACTCCTCGATAGCGTCGCTTGCAGTAAACAGGATGAACGGGAGTTCGGGGTCGAGTTGGCGGACAGCCGACCGTAGCGCAAGGCCGTCATCACCCGGCAACTCGAACTCGCTGACCAAGCAGTCCCACCTCTCGGTCGACAGCGTTGCGAGAGCCTCCGTCGCCGTCGCTACCTGCTGTACCCGACAGCCGGCGGTCTCGAAGGCATCCTTGAGCCGACTGCCCCCCTCGGCTGGATACACCAGCAGAACTCGCGGGGCTGTCATGACTACTAGGTTGCACGTAGGCGTATAAAATATTTCCGCCAAATAAAACTATATATGTACTGTTTAGACAGCCTGCGGAGTACTACTGGCAACGATGCTTACTAGTCAGGGTGTGTGCTTTTGACAGCAACTGTCGATTATTTGTTCGGACTATGATAGCAACTGCAGGAGTCGACCTCCTCGCACAGACAGGGGGCGAACTCACACAGCCGGAGGTGTATCAACTGGTTCAAGACAACCTGCTGTTGAACCTCTCGTTTTGGGCCAACATCGCGCTGGCGGGGCTGTCGATCCTGTTTTTCGTCTATCTCGGACGCAACGTCGAGGAGCCACGGGCACAGTTGATCTTCGTGTCGACGCTGATGGTGCCACTGGTCTCGCTGTCGAGCTATCTGGGGCTGGTATCCGGTCTCACGATCAGCGTCCTAGAGATGCCAGCAGGCCACGCGCTTGCGGGCGAGGAGGTCCTGACTATGTGGGGGCGATATCTCACATGGGCACTGTCGACGCCGATGATCCTGCTGGCCTTAGGGCTCCTTGCGGGATCGAACCTGACGAAAATCTTCACCGCGCTTGTGATGGACATCGGAATGTGTATCACCGGGCTTGCGGCGGCGTTGACCACCTCCTCGTACGCCCTGCGGTGGTTCTGGTATCTGATTAGCTGTGCGTTTTTCGTGGCTGTGCTCTACGTCCTGCTCGTGGAGTGGCCCAAAGACGCTGAGATTGCTGGCACAGCCGACATCTTCGGCACGTTAAAAAGCCTGACTGTCGTGCTGTGGTTCGGCTATCCGCTCTTCTGGGCCCTCGGCGCGGAGGGCTTTGCGGTCCTCGATGTGGCGATCACGTCGTGGGCCTACAGCCTGCTGGATATCGGAGCGAAGTACGTCTTCGCGTTCCTCCTGCTGCGCTGGGTTGCCGCCCATGAGGGCACCATCGGTGCACTGACGACAACCGGTATCGAATCGTCGACGGCGGCCGCTGACGATTAGCTCGTCTGTCGGGCACCGATATCGGCTTCGAGATGGGCAGCATGCTGTCGACAGACCATCGACATATCGGCCGCAGCACTGACTGTCGGCGGTGTGGCAGCCAGATACCAGCCCGTGTCGACGCCGAGCCGTTCGAGGTACGCCCGCACCAGCAGCGAAGACAGCCCCTTTTCGACGGCTTCTTGCGCGTAGATCGCCCGCCACTCCTCGTTCGGCAACACCAGCCGGTCGCCATGGAACCCGTTGCCGAACGAGTCGACACTGAGTCGGTGGTGACGGGCCTGCTGTAGGATCGTTTTGATATCTGCGATCAGGTCGACCAGCAGCGTCGGCGTCGTCGGGTCCAGCGACCGCCACTCGACCCGCGACCCGTCATCCAAGAGGGCGACCGGCTGCCAGTCGGTCGATGAGTCGGTGGCTGCTGTGGCAGTGTCGTTCGACGACGGGCCCCCCACTGCCACGTCACCGA
This sequence is a window from Halohasta litchfieldiae. Protein-coding genes within it:
- a CDS encoding DUF188 domain-containing protein is translated as MDTNALMMPVELGIRVFEEVDRLFDETECLVPEAVVDELDDLSSGHGEAATAASVGKDLANRCRVVETNASYADDAIVELATEGEFDAVVTNDRPLRDRLLSRGVRVVGVRGNRLGITEP
- a CDS encoding translation initiation factor IF-2 subunit gamma; protein product: MTQETTQPEVNIGLVGHVDHGKTTLVQALSGSWTDQHSEEMKRGISIRLGYADATFRQCPGVEEPDCYTVEEECEDGTPSERLRTVSFVDAPGHETLMATMLAGASLMDGAVLVISATEDVPQSQTEEHLMALDIIGIENIVIAQNKVDLVDRDRAVDNYEQIQEFVEGTVAEDAPIVPISAQQEVNMDLLIGAIEETIPTPERTEGEDARMYVARSFDINRPGTTWENLSGGVIGGSLVDGEFENGDDIQLRPGREVDEEGQTEWRSIETSIRSLQAGSENVDSVTPGGLIGVGTGLDPSFAKGDALGGQVAGTPGSLPPTREAFEMDVELLDRVVGENDEVEEISTGEPLMLTVGTATTVGAVTSARSGECEVKLKRPVCAPAGAKIAINRRVGARWRLIGVGTLTE
- a CDS encoding DUF5809 family protein, encoding MHTEGVSEPETVEAAREAYETAGPAAQIVVKEATKAMEFDNAEYDERVTGAVIETARDALFASLLKVYHGSQAEFEEWCENRQDSVDLVGSDDVESVVWHPVAIDKTVVAASYQAEPEAAAATVRRRAFGRHYREQF
- a CDS encoding DUF5810 domain-containing protein gives rise to the protein MGYLCPVCEEPFGDEAQCANHLAVTAILHGEAHDQWLAEAVDERDDGTDDWESVPRADLAAIVAERAAETTDHDHPGDHTHPVDNGGDQPVDNAGEQQQPGQPAITESPGETEALDADAQSILNEARELTRKMQQRGPDADTEDESKET
- the rimI gene encoding ribosomal protein S18-alanine N-acetyltransferase, with product MDSRSAVDTEDIGVRQATRADLLAISRLEKTVFDEPWSYSAFEGFLDEPAFLLAEVDGELLGYIVADWMPNSGRELGHVKDLAVHPDGRRNGVGRLLLRHAVSRLLVRGVSRIKLEVRAGNTAAQRLYADEGFETVRRVPRYYSDGEAALILVYTPE
- a CDS encoding bacterio-opsin activator domain-containing protein, coding for MTAPRVLLVYPAEGGSRLKDAFETAGCRVQQVATATEALATLSTERWDCLVSEFELPGDDGLALRSAVRQLDPELPFILFTASDAIEESVVDAEYDSYVRKNGAASVDRLVSEVTATQPTAALTASQQDVSSAEPSPDELVRTMDTAPIGISLSNPSLTDYPLVYVNDAWEELTGYEAADLLGRNPRLLQGPNTDPETVDRLSEAIANEEPVSVEIRNYRRDGKPFWNELTIAPIYDDGGDLLYYVGFQIDVTDRREAEQLATERAETLESERRTLRRVLDRVNGLLREVSGVLVESTERREIEHRVCETIAAEEGYLGGWIGTVSSDGTDLRLSATKGLPTEIPETVPIAALPAAVGDAVDTDACHLCSVDDAEAEPEGQSETGLDPSTVGGRRLLVVPLCDDERRYGVLGVYGIDAAALDTREQELFDSLGKMIANGLHAVETTRILTTDDVTELRIEIRDPSFRLAQIAAVIGSPVERCGTTTTASGDYELYLTTDAADAVDSTEAGDAVDAVDTPEAAATVDVDPEALISLSFIQAARVVSKTDSELTLSVTMAQLPPDDELAAFGAVVTDTTATADGGTLTVEAPPEQDVRPLLETLQSQYDTVDLRAKTERERREQRPTEFRAVVDEHLTERQTAALEAAHLNDYFESPRPVDGETIAETMDITRQTFHQHLRAAERKLVAAYVDA
- a CDS encoding bacteriorhodopsin, with amino-acid sequence MIATAGVDLLAQTGGELTQPEVYQLVQDNLLLNLSFWANIALAGLSILFFVYLGRNVEEPRAQLIFVSTLMVPLVSLSSYLGLVSGLTISVLEMPAGHALAGEEVLTMWGRYLTWALSTPMILLALGLLAGSNLTKIFTALVMDIGMCITGLAAALTTSSYALRWFWYLISCAFFVAVLYVLLVEWPKDAEIAGTADIFGTLKSLTVVLWFGYPLFWALGAEGFAVLDVAITSWAYSLLDIGAKYVFAFLLLRWVAAHEGTIGALTTTGIESSTAAADD